The following proteins are co-located in the Flavobacterium sp. CECT 9288 genome:
- a CDS encoding heavy metal translocating P-type ATPase — MIHTYNITGMTCDGCRTKVEKKLNAMDGVEAKVSLHPPIATLTMVKHIPTTQFQEALAAVGKYNIEMSTSKIPLQATNDITNKPCCTSPSHSHKKELNTPNNAIGKYYCPMHCEGEKVYDKAGDCPICGMDLVKAPDLTVSKASYTCPMHPEVISETPGACPICGMDLVPMNPTDTEDQKTYKDLVKKMKIAVVFTVPIFAIAMIEMVQNNPLLKLMEASKWNWVQLLLSLPVVFYACWMFFERAWKSIITWNLNMFTLVGIGSGVAFLFSLVGLFFPNIFPAEFKTHNGSVSLYFEATTVILTLVLLGQLLEARAHSQTTGAIKELLKLSPTEATLVIDGNDKVISIHDIKKGDLLRVKPGEKIPVDGKITDGESSIDEAMITGEPIPVDKKKDDNVIAGTINSNKSFVMVAEKVGLETLLSQIVQMVNDASRSRAPIQKITDKIAKYFVPTVVIISAITFFIWAKFGPEPSLVYGFINAIAVLIIACPCALGLATPMSIMVGVGKGAQSGVLIKNAEALENMNKVNVLITDKTGTITEGKPSVEKVYSSNNDDNDLLQNIASLNQYSEHPLAQAVVNYAKTKSISLIEVKDFEAVAGKGVIGTVTNKKIALGNKKLMEQVKATVSDDLENKIIAEQKLGKTVSYIAIDGVAVGFVSITDAIKTSSAAAIKELMRQGIEVIMLTGDNVNTAKAVADDLNLTSYKAGCLPEDKLKEIKRLQAEGKIVAMAGDGINDAPALAQADIGIAMGTGTDVAIESAKITLVKGDLQGIVKAKNLSHAVMRNSKQNLFFAFFYNVLGVPIAAGVLYPFFGILLSPMIAALAMSFSSVSVIGNALRLRNLKL, encoded by the coding sequence ATGATACACACTTACAACATTACCGGAATGACTTGTGATGGTTGTCGCACCAAAGTCGAAAAAAAATTGAATGCTATGGATGGCGTTGAAGCAAAGGTTTCATTACATCCACCAATAGCTACTCTTACTATGGTAAAGCACATTCCTACAACACAGTTTCAAGAAGCATTAGCTGCAGTTGGAAAATATAATATAGAAATGTCTACTAGCAAAATACCGCTTCAAGCAACAAATGATATTACAAATAAACCATGTTGTACTTCACCTTCACATAGTCACAAAAAAGAATTAAATACACCAAATAACGCTATTGGCAAATATTATTGTCCCATGCATTGTGAGGGCGAAAAAGTATATGATAAAGCTGGCGATTGTCCTATATGTGGAATGGATTTAGTCAAAGCACCAGACTTGACTGTTAGTAAAGCCTCATATACTTGTCCAATGCATCCCGAAGTTATTAGCGAAACGCCAGGTGCTTGCCCTATTTGCGGAATGGATTTAGTACCAATGAATCCAACTGATACCGAAGACCAAAAGACCTATAAAGATTTGGTTAAAAAAATGAAAATAGCGGTTGTATTTACTGTTCCTATTTTCGCCATTGCAATGATAGAAATGGTGCAAAACAATCCATTATTAAAATTAATGGAGGCCTCAAAATGGAATTGGGTACAACTACTTTTATCGCTTCCTGTTGTTTTTTACGCCTGTTGGATGTTTTTTGAGCGTGCCTGGAAATCTATAATTACTTGGAACTTGAATATGTTTACCTTAGTCGGAATTGGGTCTGGTGTTGCTTTTCTGTTTAGTTTGGTTGGATTGTTTTTTCCAAATATTTTTCCGGCTGAATTTAAAACACACAACGGATCTGTTTCACTCTATTTTGAAGCGACAACGGTCATATTAACGTTAGTTTTATTAGGGCAATTACTCGAAGCCAGAGCGCACAGTCAAACAACCGGAGCAATCAAAGAATTATTAAAGCTCTCGCCAACCGAAGCTACTTTGGTAATCGATGGAAACGATAAAGTAATCTCAATCCACGATATCAAAAAAGGCGATTTATTGCGTGTAAAACCAGGAGAAAAAATTCCTGTTGATGGAAAAATCACCGATGGTGAAAGCAGCATTGATGAAGCCATGATTACGGGCGAGCCCATTCCTGTTGACAAAAAGAAAGACGATAATGTAATTGCAGGGACAATAAACAGCAACAAATCCTTTGTTATGGTGGCTGAAAAAGTAGGTTTAGAAACCTTGCTTTCTCAAATTGTTCAAATGGTAAATGATGCTTCTCGATCAAGAGCGCCTATTCAAAAAATAACCGATAAGATTGCTAAATATTTCGTACCTACTGTAGTTATTATTTCTGCAATAACCTTTTTCATTTGGGCAAAATTTGGTCCTGAACCATCATTAGTTTATGGTTTTATAAATGCCATAGCGGTATTAATTATTGCCTGTCCTTGCGCTTTAGGCTTGGCAACACCTATGTCAATTATGGTTGGCGTGGGTAAAGGGGCACAATCAGGAGTTTTAATAAAGAACGCTGAGGCCTTAGAGAATATGAATAAAGTTAATGTCTTAATAACCGATAAAACTGGAACAATAACAGAAGGTAAACCATCGGTAGAAAAGGTTTATTCGTCAAATAATGACGATAATGATCTTTTACAAAACATCGCTTCGTTGAACCAATACAGTGAACACCCTTTGGCGCAAGCCGTTGTAAATTATGCTAAAACAAAATCCATTTCTTTAATTGAAGTTAAAGATTTTGAAGCCGTTGCAGGAAAAGGAGTTATAGGAACAGTAACCAACAAAAAGATTGCATTAGGCAATAAAAAACTAATGGAACAAGTAAAAGCTACAGTTTCAGATGATTTAGAAAACAAAATTATAGCCGAACAAAAATTAGGAAAAACAGTTTCTTATATTGCTATTGATGGCGTTGCTGTTGGTTTTGTTTCCATTACCGATGCTATAAAAACATCTAGCGCAGCAGCCATAAAAGAATTAATGCGTCAAGGTATAGAAGTAATTATGCTTACTGGCGACAATGTGAATACTGCCAAAGCAGTTGCGGATGACCTAAATTTAACTTCTTATAAAGCAGGTTGCTTACCCGAAGATAAACTCAAAGAAATAAAACGATTACAAGCAGAAGGCAAAATTGTAGCTATGGCAGGAGATGGTATCAATGATGCACCTGCATTGGCGCAAGCTGACATTGGAATCGCAATGGGGACAGGAACCGATGTAGCCATAGAAAGTGCCAAGATAACTTTAGTAAAAGGCGATTTACAAGGCATTGTAAAAGCCAAAAATTTAAGCCATGCCGTAATGAGAAATAGTAAGCAAAACCTATTTTTTGCCTTTTTCTACAACGTACTAGGTGTACCAATCGCAGCTGGGGTTTTATATCCATTTTTTGGAATTTTGCTTTCGCCAATGATAGCTGCCCTAGCAATGAGTTTTAGCTCAGTTTCAGTAATAGGAAATGCACTGCGATTGCGGAATTTGAAACTTTAA
- a CDS encoding cation-translocating P-type ATPase, translating to MNSNTFNINGLTDVQVVEAREKYGQNKTVYKKPNMFLNGLIQIVKDPMTILLLVASTIYFISGKTSDGIFLASAIILIATISSYQKARSHNALEKLKDFTKPKCKVIRNSEVIEIKTEELVIGDSLLIEEGNAIAADGIIESSNDFSVNESILTGESMSVTKDKSTKDNNVYHGTTVASGLAIATITAIGGETKLGKIGKSLEEIQEEKTPLEVQIGNFVKKMAIAGAVIFVIVWIINFLNSRNILDSLLKALTLAMSVLPEEIPIAFTTFMALGAWRMMENGIIVKQMKTVETLGSATVICIDKTGTITENKMSLAKIFTLKSQKITTIENELSNEEKELITTSMWASEPVPFDPMEVALHEIYSKVIENDQRPDFKMIHEYPLSGKPPMMTHIFENKTGEMIIAAKGASEAIMAISKLSNEEKAAILGAIKELSAEGYRILGVGKAIFEGKNYPKTQQEFQFEFYGLVAFYDPPKKNIKLVLQHFYKAGIKVKIITGDNAETTSSIAKQIGFIGYEKSISGDELMQLSDKEFKKQVSEINLFTRMFPEAKLKIINALKSNSEIVAMTGDGVNDGPALKAAHIGIAMGKKGTEIAKQAASLILINDDLSKMVDAIAMGRKIFSNLKKAIQFIISIHIPIILTVFIPLALGWIYPNIFSPIHIIFLELVMGPTCSIVYENEPMEKNTMTQKPRPFTTTFFSWKELSTSILQGLIITIGTLSVYQFSVYNGFNENITRTMVFVVLVTSNVFLTLINRSFYYSILTTLKYKNNLVFIITGITIAITGLLLYLKPLTNFFQFEHLTVKQVLIATGVGAVSVLWYELVKLWKRNTK from the coding sequence ATGAACTCTAATACCTTTAATATTAATGGTTTAACAGATGTACAAGTAGTTGAAGCAAGAGAAAAATACGGTCAGAATAAAACGGTCTATAAAAAACCCAATATGTTTTTAAATGGCTTAATTCAGATTGTTAAAGATCCTATGACCATTTTATTATTGGTCGCATCAACCATTTATTTCATTAGCGGAAAAACTTCGGATGGTATTTTTTTAGCTTCAGCAATTATTTTGATAGCTACAATTTCATCTTATCAAAAAGCAAGAAGTCACAACGCTTTAGAAAAATTAAAAGATTTTACAAAACCCAAATGCAAAGTCATTAGAAATAGTGAAGTAATTGAAATAAAGACCGAAGAATTAGTAATAGGTGACAGTTTATTAATTGAAGAAGGAAATGCAATTGCAGCTGATGGAATTATTGAATCCTCTAATGATTTTTCTGTAAATGAATCAATCCTCACAGGAGAATCTATGTCGGTTACCAAAGACAAATCGACCAAAGATAACAATGTTTATCACGGGACAACCGTAGCAAGCGGACTTGCCATTGCAACCATTACTGCTATTGGCGGCGAAACTAAATTAGGGAAAATAGGAAAAAGCCTAGAAGAAATTCAAGAAGAGAAAACGCCCTTAGAAGTTCAAATTGGCAATTTTGTAAAAAAAATGGCTATTGCAGGAGCCGTAATTTTTGTGATTGTTTGGATAATAAACTTTTTAAATTCTCGTAATATATTAGACAGCTTGCTCAAAGCATTAACACTTGCTATGAGTGTTTTACCCGAAGAAATTCCAATTGCATTTACCACCTTTATGGCTCTTGGTGCTTGGCGAATGATGGAAAATGGAATTATAGTTAAACAAATGAAGACTGTAGAAACTTTAGGAAGCGCTACTGTAATTTGCATTGACAAAACAGGAACGATTACCGAAAATAAAATGAGTCTCGCTAAAATATTTACACTCAAATCTCAGAAAATTACAACTATAGAAAATGAATTATCCAATGAAGAAAAAGAATTAATTACCACCTCCATGTGGGCAAGTGAACCCGTTCCTTTTGATCCCATGGAAGTAGCATTGCACGAAATCTATTCTAAGGTTATTGAAAATGACCAAAGGCCCGATTTTAAAATGATTCATGAATATCCATTATCTGGAAAACCTCCTATGATGACCCATATTTTTGAAAATAAAACCGGAGAAATGATTATTGCTGCCAAAGGTGCTTCAGAAGCTATAATGGCCATTTCAAAACTTTCGAATGAAGAAAAAGCCGCAATCTTAGGAGCAATAAAGGAATTATCAGCTGAAGGATATCGAATTTTAGGAGTTGGAAAAGCTATTTTTGAAGGTAAAAATTATCCCAAAACCCAACAAGAATTTCAATTTGAATTCTATGGACTTGTAGCTTTTTATGATCCGCCAAAGAAGAACATTAAGCTAGTGTTGCAACATTTTTATAAAGCAGGAATTAAAGTAAAAATCATAACTGGAGACAATGCCGAAACCACTTCATCAATAGCCAAACAAATAGGATTTATAGGCTATGAGAAAAGTATTTCGGGTGACGAATTAATGCAATTATCAGATAAAGAATTCAAAAAACAAGTTTCAGAAATCAATTTATTTACCAGAATGTTTCCTGAGGCAAAATTAAAAATCATAAATGCACTAAAATCGAATTCAGAAATTGTGGCCATGACTGGAGATGGTGTCAACGATGGCCCTGCACTAAAAGCTGCTCATATAGGCATTGCAATGGGAAAAAAAGGTACCGAAATAGCTAAACAAGCCGCTTCCCTTATTTTAATCAATGATGATTTATCAAAAATGGTAGATGCTATCGCAATGGGTAGAAAAATCTTTTCAAATTTAAAAAAAGCAATACAATTTATCATATCCATACATATTCCTATTATACTTACCGTATTTATCCCTTTGGCATTAGGATGGATTTATCCCAATATTTTTTCACCCATTCACATTATATTTTTAGAATTAGTTATGGGACCAACTTGCTCCATAGTATATGAAAATGAGCCTATGGAAAAGAATACAATGACACAAAAACCAAGACCATTTACCACTACTTTTTTTAGCTGGAAAGAACTTTCTACAAGTATACTTCAGGGTTTGATTATTACTATTGGAACTTTATCTGTTTATCAATTTTCAGTATACAATGGGTTTAATGAAAACATCACACGAACAATGGTTTTCGTGGTATTAGTGACTTCAAATGTATTTTTAACTCTAATAAACCGTTCTTTTTATTATTCTATTTTGACTACTTTAAAATATAAAAACAATTTGGTTTTCATAATTACAGGAATTACCATAGCTATTACGGGATTGTTGCTTTATCTAAAACCACTCACCAATTTTTTTCAATTTGAACATCTTACCGTGAAACAAGTATTGATAGCCACTGGAGTTGGTGCAGTTTCTGTATTATGGTATGAGTTGGTTAAACTGTGGAAGCGTAATACTAAATAG